The Etheostoma cragini isolate CJK2018 unplaced genomic scaffold, CSU_Ecrag_1.0 ScbMSFa_1525, whole genome shotgun sequence genome includes the window atatatatatatatatatatatatatatatatatatatatatatatatataaataaataaaaaactggtCTGACTTCACCTTACTCTCTACCGCactatttcactttaaatacgTATATTTATACTTCTTCCCAACTGTATTTATCTatctaaatatttatatttttagtttttatttagacgttatatattctatatatatgtactacagtgtactgtagaTACCAGGTACTCAGATACCAGGTGAGGTCTGTCCAGGGTTAGTTCCAGGTCTCATATGGTGGGGGTTTCCAAGGTAACTTAATCTGATTTTGGTCTTTCCAGGGTCCGAACTCTGGGCCCATGATGCACGGGATGGGGCAGCAGGGGCCCAACAGCAAAGGTAAGACCACCAGACCAGATCCAGCTTCCCCGTCACTGGGCACAGGACTAAGACACAttaatatacataataaataatatacttTGTAATATACGTAATAATATACTGTgtaatatacataataatatactgtgtaatatacataataaataatatactgtgtaatatatataataaatgatATACTGTgtaatatacataataaatgATATACTGTgtaatatacataataaatgATATACTGTgtaatatacataataaatgATATACTGTgtaatatacataataatatactgtgtaatatacataatatactgtgtaatatacataataaatcTGATAGTGGTGCATAGGCGGGACCAGAAATATAGTGCAGTGTTATGAGAGCAGAATAAATATGTAATCGAGGTTTAAAACACGCTCATATTGGCCAGATATCCCTAAAATAACCCAGTGACCCGCGGCCCTGTGGGGGGTCTCGCCCCCCATCTTTCTCCCCCCCCGTGTCTATCTGCTGTCAGATGAAGGGAAAATCACCCAGAAATGATCTTAAGTAACGTAGTTTTGAATATGAATCTGATCACCGCTGTTGGCTCTCCTCAGACCCTCGGGGGCCTCCGCAGAACCACCACATGGGCCCTCCGGACCGGCAGGGCCCGGGGCCGCCGGACCAGGGCTCGGGGCCGTACTGGGGCGACAACCAGCAGGGGCGACGTGGTCCGCAGGACTTTGACGGAGGCCAGGACTTCCACAGCCGAGGAGAGGAGGGCTGGAGACCGGGACCGGGATTCCAGGGCGGAGCCGGGGGGGGACACAGGGGGGGAGGGCCCCGAGGAGGGGGGGGCAACGGAGGGAACTGGGGCCCCGACGAGAGGTTCACCGGC containing:
- the LOC117940030 gene encoding eggshell protein 1-like, with product MMHGMGQQGPNSKDPRGPPQNHHMGPPDRQGPGPPDQGSGPYWGDNQQGRRGPQDFDGGQDFHSRGEEGWRPGPGFQGGAGGGHRGGGPRGGGGNGGNWGPDERFTGGEFRGRRDDRFRGGPGRPGGRGYNEDYGGPEEGFEGPDETIGRGYGGRGRPPRGGGPPRGGGGERPLLHHIF